A window of Sphingomonas adhaesiva contains these coding sequences:
- the recA gene encoding recombinase RecA, producing MAAKLQVIDTGMATANTDRQKALDAALAQIDRAFGKGSAMKLGQKEAMQVEAISTGSLGLDIALGVGGLPRGRVIEVYGPESSGKTTLALHVIAEAQKNGGTAAFVDAEHALDPVYARKLGVNIDELIVSQPDTGEQALEITDTLVRSNAIDVLVVDSVAALVPRAEIEGEMGDSHVGLQARLMSQSLRKLTGSISRSRCMVIFINQLRMKIGVMYGNPETTTGGNALKFYASVRLDIRRTGAIKDRDEVTGNATRVKVVKNKVAPPFKQVEFDIMYGEGISKIGEILDLGVKAGLVEKSGAWFSYDSVRIGQGRENAKTFLRENPEMAERLEKAIRARTAQVADEMMAGPSEEDDL from the coding sequence ATGGCCGCCAAACTTCAGGTGATCGATACCGGCATGGCAACCGCGAATACAGACCGTCAGAAGGCGCTCGACGCCGCGCTCGCGCAGATCGACCGCGCCTTCGGCAAGGGCTCGGCGATGAAACTGGGGCAGAAAGAGGCGATGCAGGTGGAGGCGATCTCCACGGGATCGCTCGGTCTCGACATCGCGCTCGGCGTCGGCGGTCTGCCGCGCGGCCGCGTGATCGAGGTGTATGGCCCTGAATCCTCGGGCAAGACCACGCTCGCGCTCCATGTCATCGCAGAGGCGCAGAAGAACGGCGGCACCGCCGCGTTCGTCGACGCCGAGCACGCGCTGGACCCGGTCTATGCGCGCAAGCTGGGCGTCAACATCGACGAACTGATCGTATCGCAGCCCGACACGGGCGAGCAGGCGCTGGAGATCACCGACACGCTGGTGCGCTCGAACGCGATCGACGTGCTGGTGGTCGATTCGGTCGCCGCGCTGGTGCCGCGCGCCGAGATCGAGGGCGAGATGGGCGACAGCCACGTCGGTCTTCAGGCGCGGCTGATGTCGCAGTCGCTGCGCAAGCTGACCGGGTCGATCAGCCGCTCGCGCTGCATGGTGATCTTCATCAACCAGCTGCGCATGAAGATCGGCGTGATGTACGGCAACCCGGAGACGACGACGGGGGGCAATGCGCTGAAGTTCTACGCCTCGGTCCGTCTCGACATCCGTCGCACCGGCGCGATCAAGGACCGCGACGAGGTGACCGGCAACGCGACGCGCGTGAAGGTGGTGAAGAACAAGGTCGCGCCGCCGTTCAAGCAGGTCGAGTTCGACATCATGTACGGGGAGGGCATCTCGAAGATCGGCGAGATCCTCGACCTGGGCGTGAAGGCCGGGCTGGTGGAGAAGTCCGGCGCGTGGTTCTCCTACGATTCGGTGCGGATCGGTCAGGGGCGTGAGAATGCCAAGACCTTCCTGCGCGAGAACCCGGAAATGGCGGAGCGTCTGGAGAAGGCGATCCGCGCCCGTACCGCTCAGGTAGCCGACGAGATGATGGCCGGCCCGAGCGAGGAAGACGACCTCTGA
- a CDS encoding class I SAM-dependent methyltransferase, which produces MTGAADWSGRVGRAWADEWRRTERAFAGIAAALDRAVAEIAPSSGRALDIGCGVGSTTLALADARPGMEVTGVDLAAALIAVARVRRAAVSGDARPVFEVGDAVAVASSLAPVDLMISRHGVMFFDDPVAGFAALRGAAAPGAPLVFSCFRARVENDWSHAVDRVLGVQPAGTGYAPGPYALADPAATADILRRAGWVDAAAVPHDVPYVVGAGDDPVADALAFYRRIGSAAAILAAAASDERASLEARLGEMLATRIHGGAVTFSAAIWIWTARAGEAA; this is translated from the coding sequence ATGACGGGCGCGGCGGACTGGAGCGGGCGGGTGGGACGTGCGTGGGCCGACGAATGGCGCCGCACCGAGCGCGCCTTCGCCGGGATCGCGGCCGCTCTGGATCGCGCGGTCGCGGAGATAGCGCCCTCGTCCGGCCGCGCACTCGACATCGGATGCGGGGTGGGCAGCACGACGCTGGCGCTGGCCGACGCGCGTCCGGGGATGGAGGTGACCGGGGTCGATCTCGCCGCCGCGCTGATCGCAGTAGCACGCGTGCGGCGCGCGGCGGTGTCGGGGGACGCCCGCCCGGTGTTCGAAGTCGGCGATGCCGTCGCGGTCGCGTCGTCGCTGGCGCCGGTCGACCTGATGATCTCGCGCCACGGCGTGATGTTCTTCGACGATCCCGTCGCAGGCTTTGCCGCGCTGCGGGGGGCGGCGGCGCCCGGCGCGCCGCTGGTCTTCTCCTGCTTTCGCGCGCGGGTCGAAAACGACTGGTCGCACGCCGTGGACCGGGTCCTGGGCGTCCAGCCTGCCGGCACCGGCTATGCGCCGGGGCCTTATGCGCTTGCCGACCCCGCCGCGACGGCGGATATCCTGCGGCGGGCCGGGTGGGTCGACGCGGCGGCGGTCCCGCACGACGTCCCCTATGTCGTCGGCGCGGGGGACGATCCCGTGGCGGACGCGCTCGCCTTCTACCGCCGCATCGGCTCGGCCGCCGCGATCCTCGCCGCCGCCGCATCGGACGAACGCGCATCGCTGGAGGCCAGGCTGGGGGAGATGCTCGCCACGCGGATACACGGCGGCGCGGTGACGTTCAGTGCTGCGATCTGGATCTGGACCGCACGCGCAGGGGAAGCCGCATGA
- a CDS encoding glutathione S-transferase family protein: MTITVHHLENSRSQRVLWMLEELDLPYRVTRYERDRKTMQAPPELRRVHPLGKSPVIEDDEEQGASGARVVAETGAIVEYLVDKADGRLGAPPRRDEALAYRFWLHYAEGSLMPPLLLKLVLGRIPLMGRAATKRVQPMIDRHLDFVEQSLAAKPWFAGDAFSAADVMMSFPLEAARSRAGLDASRPNTIGWLERIHARPAYQRALEKGGPYAYA, from the coding sequence ATGACCATCACCGTCCATCACCTGGAAAACTCACGCTCGCAGCGCGTGCTGTGGATGCTGGAGGAACTGGACCTGCCGTACCGCGTCACCCGCTACGAGCGCGACAGGAAGACGATGCAGGCCCCGCCGGAGTTGCGCCGCGTCCACCCGCTCGGCAAGTCGCCGGTGATCGAGGATGACGAGGAGCAGGGCGCGTCCGGTGCGCGCGTCGTGGCGGAGACCGGCGCGATCGTCGAATATCTGGTCGACAAGGCGGACGGCCGGCTCGGTGCGCCGCCGCGCCGGGACGAGGCGCTCGCCTACCGCTTCTGGCTGCACTATGCCGAGGGGTCGCTGATGCCGCCGCTGCTGCTGAAGCTGGTGCTGGGACGCATCCCGCTGATGGGCCGCGCCGCGACGAAGCGGGTCCAGCCGATGATCGACCGTCACCTCGATTTCGTCGAGCAGTCGCTGGCGGCGAAGCCGTGGTTCGCGGGCGACGCCTTCAGCGCGGCGGACGTGATGATGAGCTTCCCGCTGGAGGCCGCCCGCAGCCGTGCCGGGCTGGACGCGTCGCGGCCGAACACGATCGGCTGGCTGGAGCGTATCCACGCGCGCCCGGCGTATCAGCGCGCGCTGGAGAAGGGCGGCCCCTACGCCTATGCCTGA
- the alaS gene encoding alanine--tRNA ligase translates to MTISTNDIRRSFLDYFGSAGHRIVPSAPLVPQNDPTLMFVNAGMVPFKNVFTGLETRPYSTATSSQKCVRAGGKHNDLDNVGYTARHHTFFEMLGNFSFGDYFKEQAITHAWTLLTKEWGLSPDKLTATVFHTDDQAFDLWRKIAGLPEHRIIRIATKDNFWAMGADGPCGPCSEIFYDHGDHIPGGPPGSPDEDGDRFVEIWNLVFMQHVQEADAIVGDLPRPSIDTGMGLERIAAVLQGVHDNYDTDTFKALIAASGALTQTATDGANQASHRVIADHLRCAGFLVADGVLPANDGRGYVLRRIMRRAMRHAHILGAKEPLMHRLVPALVAEMGAAYPELLRAQPLIEATLGQEETRFRQTLDKGLRLLDDATTGMKSGDVLKGETAFKLYDTYGFPYDLTEDALRVQGLRVDRAGFDAAMAEQKRAARAAWKGSGAKASDELWFDLAEEVGATEFTGYASDTGQGVVLALVRDGARVTSARAGEQVDVIVNQTPFYGESGGQVGDAGRIASDAGLAAEVSDTSKQLGKLWVHHARIDAGEIKVGDTVTLAIDVARRAAIRANHSATHLLHEALRQKLGGHVAQKGSLVAPERLRFDVSHPHAMSAEELGVAEAAVNAQIRGNGNVETRLMTPDDAIEMGAMALFGEKYGDEVRVVSMGSEDDGTTYSIELCGGTHVKALGDIGVFKIVGESAVSSGVRRVEALTGEAARAYLNARDEKLREAAATLKTAPDDVPARVAALVEERRRLERELAEAKKALALGGGAGGAAAQGPETVAGIAFSAQVLDGFDAKGLRGAVDETKARIGSGVAMLVAVNDGRASVAVGVTDDLVARFNAVDLLKRAVAALGGQGGGGRPDMAQGGGPDGTRAAAAVDAVRAGLEEVAAV, encoded by the coding sequence ATGACCATCTCGACCAACGACATCCGGCGCTCGTTCCTCGATTATTTCGGCAGTGCCGGGCACCGCATCGTGCCCAGCGCGCCGTTGGTGCCGCAGAACGACCCGACGCTGATGTTCGTCAACGCCGGGATGGTGCCGTTCAAGAACGTGTTCACCGGGCTGGAGACGCGCCCCTATTCCACCGCCACCTCGTCGCAGAAGTGCGTGCGCGCCGGCGGCAAGCACAACGACCTCGACAATGTCGGCTATACCGCGCGGCACCACACCTTCTTCGAGATGCTGGGGAATTTCAGCTTCGGCGACTATTTCAAGGAGCAGGCGATCACGCATGCGTGGACGCTGCTGACGAAGGAATGGGGGCTGTCGCCGGACAAGCTGACCGCGACCGTCTTCCATACCGACGATCAGGCGTTCGATCTGTGGAGGAAGATCGCCGGGCTGCCCGAGCACCGCATCATCCGCATTGCGACCAAGGACAATTTCTGGGCGATGGGGGCCGATGGGCCGTGCGGGCCGTGCTCCGAAATCTTCTACGATCACGGCGATCACATCCCCGGTGGCCCCCCGGGCAGCCCGGACGAGGACGGCGACCGCTTCGTCGAGATCTGGAACCTCGTCTTCATGCAGCACGTGCAGGAGGCCGATGCGATCGTCGGCGACCTGCCGCGGCCGTCGATCGACACCGGCATGGGGCTGGAGCGTATCGCGGCGGTGCTGCAGGGCGTCCACGACAATTACGATACCGACACGTTCAAGGCGCTGATCGCGGCGTCGGGCGCGCTGACGCAGACCGCCACCGACGGCGCCAACCAGGCGAGCCACCGTGTGATCGCGGACCATCTGCGCTGCGCCGGCTTCCTGGTGGCGGATGGCGTGCTGCCCGCCAACGACGGTCGCGGCTATGTGCTGCGCCGGATCATGCGTCGCGCGATGCGCCACGCGCATATCCTGGGCGCAAAGGAGCCGTTGATGCACCGGCTGGTGCCTGCGCTGGTGGCGGAGATGGGCGCGGCCTATCCCGAACTGCTGCGTGCGCAGCCGCTGATCGAGGCGACGCTGGGCCAGGAGGAGACGCGCTTCCGCCAGACGCTCGACAAGGGGCTGCGGCTGCTGGATGACGCCACGACGGGCATGAAGTCGGGTGACGTGCTGAAGGGCGAGACCGCGTTCAAGCTCTATGACACGTACGGCTTCCCCTATGACCTGACCGAGGATGCGCTGCGGGTTCAGGGCCTGCGCGTCGATCGGGCCGGGTTCGATGCCGCGATGGCGGAGCAGAAGCGGGCCGCGCGGGCCGCGTGGAAGGGGTCGGGCGCGAAGGCATCGGACGAATTGTGGTTCGACCTGGCCGAGGAAGTCGGCGCGACCGAGTTCACCGGCTATGCCAGCGACACCGGGCAGGGCGTGGTGCTGGCGCTGGTCAGGGACGGCGCGCGCGTCACCTCGGCCCGGGCGGGCGAGCAGGTCGACGTGATCGTCAACCAGACGCCTTTCTACGGCGAGAGCGGTGGGCAGGTCGGCGACGCCGGGAGAATCGCGAGCGACGCCGGGCTGGCGGCGGAGGTGAGCGACACCTCCAAGCAGCTCGGCAAATTATGGGTGCATCATGCGCGGATCGACGCGGGCGAGATCAAGGTCGGCGACACGGTGACGCTGGCGATCGACGTCGCGCGCCGCGCCGCGATCCGCGCCAATCACTCCGCGACGCATCTGCTGCACGAGGCGCTGCGGCAGAAGCTGGGCGGCCATGTCGCGCAGAAGGGCTCGCTGGTCGCGCCGGAGCGGCTGCGCTTCGACGTATCGCACCCCCATGCGATGTCGGCGGAGGAGCTCGGCGTCGCGGAGGCCGCGGTCAACGCGCAGATCCGCGGCAACGGCAACGTCGAGACGCGGCTGATGACCCCCGACGACGCGATCGAGATGGGGGCGATGGCGCTCTTCGGCGAGAAATACGGCGACGAAGTCCGCGTCGTGTCGATGGGCAGCGAGGATGACGGCACGACCTATTCGATCGAGCTGTGCGGCGGAACGCATGTGAAGGCGCTGGGCGACATCGGCGTCTTCAAGATCGTCGGCGAAAGCGCGGTGTCGAGCGGGGTCCGGCGGGTCGAGGCGCTGACCGGCGAGGCGGCGCGGGCCTATCTGAACGCGCGCGACGAGAAGCTGCGCGAGGCCGCGGCGACGCTGAAGACCGCACCCGACGATGTGCCGGCGCGGGTCGCCGCGCTGGTCGAGGAGCGCCGGCGGCTGGAGCGCGAACTGGCCGAGGCGAAGAAGGCGCTGGCGCTGGGCGGCGGCGCCGGTGGCGCGGCGGCGCAGGGGCCCGAGACGGTGGCCGGCATCGCCTTTTCGGCGCAGGTTCTGGACGGCTTCGATGCCAAGGGGCTGCGCGGCGCGGTCGACGAGACGAAGGCGCGGATCGGATCGGGCGTCGCGATGCTGGTCGCGGTCAACGACGGCCGCGCCTCGGTCGCGGTCGGCGTGACCGACGATCTGGTCGCGCGGTTCAACGCGGTCGACCTGCTCAAGCGTGCCGTGGCCGCGCTGGGCGGGCAGGGCGGTGGTGGCCGTCCCGACATGGCGCAGGGCGGTGGCCCCGACGGGACCCGGGCGGCGGCGGCGGTCGATGCGGTGCGCGCGGGTCTGGAAGAAGTCGCCGCGGTCTAG